In the Orcinus orca chromosome 19, mOrcOrc1.1, whole genome shotgun sequence genome, CAGCCCTCCTGGAGGCTTCTCCACAGGTAAGGGGGGCGTGTGGAGGGAGGAGCACAGCAGGAGCACCAGGAGGAGGGTCTGCTGTGGTCTCAGTAGAGGAATTTGCAGGCTCTAGAAGTCGGGTCCCTGCTGTGCTGCTGGAGGTGCTCCCGTCACCAGCAGCTCTCAGGAAGCACCGCTTCCCAGCCTCCCAGCGTCCGCAGCAGATAGGTGCTGGGCTGGGAAGCGAGCAGGCTTGCATCAGAGCTCCAGGCAGGGACTGTCCCGATAGTAACCTGAGGCCATGAGGGTAACGACTCATTCAAGGTCACAGGGTGATAAATACCTGCAGGGCGGGTTGGAAGTGGGTTAGGGCAGCCTGTGTCCGCAGCTCCTGCCTTTATCTCTGCAGGGACCCACCCGGGGAGCACCGCGCAGTCTCTGCCTGGCCTGCCACTGGCTGCCCTTCCAGGGGTCCCGCCCGTCTCCTTGCACAACCAGGTCCAGAGTGCGGCTCCCCAGCAGCTGTTGACGGCCACAGCCACCCCGACGGTGGCCCCTGGAACAACCACTGTGACCTCACAGGTCCAGCAGGTCCCGGTGAGAGGGTCTGGCCCGGCCTCAGGGAGGTGGTGGCCCCGACCCACAGCCCACAGCTGAGCCCCCTCCCGTCCTTAGGTCCTGCTGCAGCCCCACTTCATCAAGGCAGACTCGCTGCTCCTGACGACTGTGAAAACAGACGTGGGAGCCCCCATGAAGGCGGCAGGCATCAGCTCCCTGGCCCCTGGCATGGCTGTGCAGGCAGCGCCCTTGCAGGTGGGCGGCTTAGGcagggcgggggggcgggggtatTGTATGCATGCATGTCCACCTGCTAACCGTGCCTGGCCCCACAGACCCTGGTGAGTGGCGGAACCATCCTGGCGACTGTGCCGCTGGTAGTGGATGCTGACAAGCTGCCCATCAACCGGCTGGCAGCTGGCGGCAAGGCCCCGGGCTCGGCCCAGAGCCGAGGTGAGAAGCGTACGGCCCACAATGCCATTGAGAAACGCTACCGCTCTTCCATCAATGACAAGATCGTCGAGCTCAAGGACCTGGTGGTGGGCACAGAGGCCAAGGTGCGGGCAGAGGCCCCGATGGGGTGGCCCTGGGGAAGGAGGCACCTGGGGGGAAGAGGAGGCAcctggggggaagaggaggatggGGCTGAACCTGGACAGACAGGCCTGGGGCTCCAGACTCCTCGGGCCTGGTGGCTCTGTTTAGCTGAGCTTCATGGAGGCCCCATGCGGTGGGGGCTCTTTTAGGTGTTGGGGATTCAGCAGTGAACAGACAGACTGCTGTTCTGTTGAGCAGCTGACGTTCTGGTGGGGTGTCGGGATGCCGGCAGACAGGACAGATCCGTGTTGGGGTTTGCTGGCGGGGTGTCCGGGCGCCGGCAGACAGGACAGATCCGTGTTGGGGTTTGCTGGCGGGGTGTCGGGGCGCCAGCAGACAGGACAGATCTGTGCTGGGGTTTGCCAGGTGGCATGAAAGAAAACGGGGCGGGAAGAGGGACGGTGGGAGTCGCAGATCTGAATCGGGTGGTCGGGGAGGCCTCGCAAAGGTGATGCCGTATGTGAACAGAGGCCTGGAGGAGGCGAGGGGGCAAGGCATGGAGATGGAACGATGGTGACAGCGGTTAGCCGTAAGCTGTTGTATGCATTTTACTTGGGAGGAAGGTTCTACTAGggaggaacagcaggtgcaaaggccctgaggcaactGTGTAGCAGAGCAGTCCCACCCCTTGCGCTTAGCTGCCCACTTGTCTGGCCTGACCGGCCACCTGTGCTGTGTCTCCTCCCTACCGCCTGCAGCTGAATAAATCTGCTGTCTTGCGCAAGGCCATCGACTACATCCGCTTCCTTCAGCAGGGCAACCAGAGACTCAAGCAGGAGAACCTGAATCTGCGCACCGCTGCCCACAAAAGCAGTGagtcctttcctcccctccacgCCTGCTCACCCTGCGAGGGCCCTTCACCCTCTCGTCGGCCTTCCCGTGGCCCTCAGCTCCGATTTGGGGCGAGGTAGGGTGTGTagccctcaccccagcccagcTCCTCTCTGGCCCACAGAATCTTTGAAGGACCTGGTGTCAGCCTGCAGCAGTGGAGGCCACACAGACGTGCCCATGGAGGGCGAGAAGCCAGAGGTGGTGGACACCCTGAGCCCGCCACCCTCGGACGCCGGCTCGCCCTTCCAGAGCAGCCCACTGTCCCTTGGCAGCAGGGGCAGTAGCAGTGGTGGCAGCGGCAGTGACTCGGAGCCTGACAGCCCAGTCTTTGAGGACAGCCAGGTTGGGTCGCACGTCGTTGTCCCCTCCCTGTCATCCAGCGACATCCTCTGAGTTCCGGGACTGGGGTGTGTCCTACCTCCCGTTTTAGAGACGCGGAGCTGGGCGGGAGTCCCGCAGTAAGGCTGGGGGCAGAGCTGATCCCTCCTCCTCTGAGCTGAGCTCTCTGGGCTGTGCTCACCCCGTTCTCaccgccccgcccaccccgccagGTGAAGCCAGAGCAGCTGCCGCCCCCCCACAGCCGGGGCATGCTGGACCGCTCCCGCCTGGCCCTGTGTGTGCTTGTCTTCCTCTGTGTCTCCTGCAACCCCTTGGCCTCCCTGCTGGGCAGCCGGGGTCCCGCTGGCCCCTCCGATGCCGCCAGTGTCTACCACGGTCCTGGGCGCAGCATGCTGGGTGCTGAGGGCAGAGGTAGGACAGGCCAGCCTGGGCAGTGCGAGGGGGGACTCTTGGGGACGTAGGTCCCGGGCCAGTGGGCTTGGGGCTCTGGACTTCCTGGGTGGCATGTCCCCAGCCTGTGTCTGCCCCCAGACGGCCTTGGCTGGGCCCCGTGGCTGCTGCCCCCACTGGTCTGGCTGATGAACGGGCTGCTGGTGCTGTCCTCCTTGGCGCTGCTCTTTGTCTACGGAGAGCCGGTCACGCGGCCCCACTCGGGCCCCGCCGTGCACTTCTGGAGGCATCGCAAGCAGGCCGACCTGGACTTGGCCCGGGTAAGCGGCCGGACCCCGGGGGTGTggagggcgggcagggctgggaccctCAGCAGCACCTGGGAAGGTGCCGGGCACACCGTGAATCTCCCCTGTTCTCTCCACTCCTGTCTCCCCCTCAGACCCCCACGGAGCCCCGGGGGCCCAGCCGGCACTGCTGGGGTTGGTGGGGTCGTGGCGGGGAGCCCAAGATGGAGGGCTCTCCGGGGCTCGAGGGGTGGCACGTGCCGGGGATGCTCGGACCCCGCCTTTCTCACCTGGAAAACCTTCCTCCGCAGGGGGACTTCGCCCAGGCTGCCCAGCAGCTGTGGCTGGCCCTGCGGGCCCTGGGCcgacccctgcccacctcccatcTGGACCTGGCCTGCAGCCTGCTCTGGGGCCTCATCCGCCACCTGCTGCAGCATCTCTGGGTGGGCCGCTGGCTGGCAGGCCGGGCGGGGGGCCTGCGGAGGGATGGTGCCCTGCAGGTGGACGCCCGCACCAGTGCCCGCGACGCGGCCCTCGTCTACCACAAGCTGCACCAGCTGCACACCATGGGTATGGCGGGCGAGGGCTGGGCCTGAGGGCGTCCCGCCACCTCTGCGCCATGCCCAGCCTCATGCCCTCCCATTTTCCAGGGAAGTACTCGGGTGGGCACCTGGCTGCCGCCAACCTGGCACTGAGTGCCCTGAACCTGGCCGAGTGCGCGGGGGAGGCCATGTCCGTGGCCACGCTGGCTGAGATCTATGTGGCCACCGCGCTCAGGGTCAAGACCAGTCTCCCCCGGGCCTTGCATTTCCTGACAGTGAGTAGGTGGTGGGCTTGGTGGGGGACGGGGCTCAGGTCTCCCTGGGCTGAGGGCTGCCCGGGAGAGGCAGCTGGTTATGCGGTGGGCTCCAGGCCCTCTGGGGTCTCAGCCCAGGGTCTGGGGTGACAGCCCGCCCCTCTCGCCCACAGCGCTTCTTCCTGAGCAGCGCCCGCCAGGCCTCCCTGGCACAGAGCGGCTCAGTGCCTCTTGCCATGCAGTGGCTCTGCCACCCTGCGGGCCACCGTTTCTTCGTGGATGGTGACTGGGCCGTGTGCAGCGCTCCGCGGCACAGCCTGTACAGCGTGGCCGGGGACCCAGGTGCCTTCTCACCCTGTGCCTGTCCCCTGTCCGCTGCCTCTCTGCTGTCCCTGCCCACCCTGGTCTGTTGCCCCACCATCCATTGTCGCCACGGGGGCTGCAGGAACGGGGAGGCCAGGCTGGCTCTGTCTCAGTTGGGGCTCTTCAGAGGCAAACAGGAAGAGGGATTTGGGGGCAGGTGGTTGATTTGGGAGGTGCTCCCAGGCAACACCGCTGTGCTGTGAGGAGGTCAGGAAGGGCGTGTGCCCAAGCTAGGTTATCCTGTCcacggggtgggggaggcagaatATTTATCGCCCAGCTTTCATCCGTCTCAGAGCCAGGCCCCCCCGTGCCCAGGGAAGAGTCCTAGGTGCAGGGAAGCGCCTGTGCGCGGGGAGGTGGggcccttcccccccaccccactcaccCACTCCTCCCCACAGTGGACCCCCTGGCCCACGTGGCTCAGCTGTTCCGTGAACATCTCTTGGAGCGAGCACTGCATtgcctggcccagcccagccccggccccgGATCAGCCGATGGGGACAGGTGAGTGTCCCTCTGCGGCTCAGCGGGCCAGgtcccccacccccggccagTGGAGCTTGGGAAAGGCTACGTCCAGGGACCCGTGTCGGTGGCCAGAGCCGGGTCAccgtggcctcagtttccccaccagcCCGGCAGGGGCCGGCCGCGCTTTGAGGAGCCAGGAAGCCAGGCTGTGCTGTGGGGGCAGGTGAGGAGGGCCGTCCGCTTCAGGACCCCTGCCACCTGTCCCGACGGCCAGTCCTCTCCTGCCACAGGGAATTCTCCGACGCCCTCGGGTACCTGCAGCTGCTGAACAGCTGTTCTGACGTGGCCGGGGCTCCTGCCTGCAGCTTTTCCATCGGCTCCGGCATGGCTGCCACCGCCGGTGAGCCCCCAGGCCTCCCCGCCCCGTGACGCCCTCGGGCTCAGCGCCACAGCAGCTCGGCCTTGGGTGTGGTGTGGCTGAGTTTCAGGGACCCCTCTGGCCCTGCTTCCTGCAGGCACAGACCCGGTGGCCAAGTGGTGGGCCTCGCTGACGGCTGTGGTGACCCACTGGCTCCGGCGGGATGAGGCGGCGGCCGAGCGGCTGTATCCACTGGTGGAGCACCTGCCCCGCGCCCTGCAGGAGTCCGAGTGAGCGCAGGCTGCGTGCTCGtgcccccaccccgacccccagCTTTGTTCTGTGCGGTTAGGGTCCCGTCATTTCTTTCCCGGGAAGCCAGAACCAGGGCAGGGGAAGCTCGGCGAGGGCCTGAGGCCTGGTCTGACCGTCACACCTCTGCCTTGGCCCCAACAGGCGACCCCTGCCCAGGGCGGCTCTGCACACCTTCAAGGCTGCCCGGGCCCTGCTGGGCCGTGGGAAGGCAGAGTCTGGCCCGGCCAGCCTGGCCATGTGTGAGAAGGCCAGTGGGTACCTTCAGGACAGCCTGGCCGTTACACCAGCCGGCAGCTCCATTGACAAGGTgagggctggggccaggggcCTGGCGGATCTTGGGGGCCTTGGCCTTTCCACTCCCCGGACGGTCCCCCTTGGGCTGCAGATACAGGACTGGGGGCTAAGGTTTGGGTCCAGGGGAGAGTGGCTGCCCCCCTCTGGCCTCAGTGTCCCCACCCCCGGAGGACGGCTGGGGTGAGCGGTGTGGCAGGGCCTGGAGAGCGGGCGGCCCCGCGGTGCATTGCTGTTGCATTGCACGTGTGAGGCGGGTGCAGTGCCTCGGCAGTGCAGCCCGGAGCCGGCCCCTGGCACCATGGGCCCCCACTCTTCCCTCCCAGAGCCAGAGCCCCctgacccctgccctgccctgcccaccaccccagGTCATGCAGCTGCTCTTGTGTGACCTGCTCCTTGGGGCGCGCACCAGCCTGTGGCAGCGGCAGAAGCCGCCGGCACCCTCCCAGGCCTCACCGGGCCCGGGCAGTGGGGCCCAGGCCTCTGCCCTCGAACTCCGTGGCTTCCAGAGGGACCTGAGTGGCCTGAGGCGTCTGGCACAGAGTTTCCGGCCTGCCATGCGGAGGGTGAGTGCCCGTGGGGCCCTGGCTTGCAATGGGGATGTATGTGAGGTGTCGGGAGGGAGCGGGGGCCTGGCTGGAACCTCTCCTGGCCCCTCCTGCCCAGGTGTTCCTGCATGAAGCCACTGCCCGGCTGATGGCAGGGGCCAGCCCGGCGCGGACACACCAGCTCCTGGACCGCAGCCTGAGGAGGAGGGCCGGCCCCTGCGGCAAAGGAGGTGAGAAGGACAGCTGGCCCAGGTGGGAAGGGCCACACGCCAGGTGGAGGCTGCAGAGGGAGGCTGTGTGTGAGACACACAGAGGCCGAGGGACTTGGTGgtggcttcctgatgggaggccTAACCTGAGAGTCAGTGGGGACAACTGTCCTTTGTGGGACACGCGACTGGGTACGCGGTCTGTGCTCCAGGGGCAGGCGCGGAAGGGGCGAGGCTCCGTGCTCCTCCGAGACCgaggggggcgggtgggggcgggTGCTGACTAGCCTGGGGTGGGGCCGGTTGTCCAGGGGGGCGGGGCAAGGATCCGAGCCCCACCCCCGGCGCGGCCCCGCCCCTGACATGCCACTGTGCATGTGTGCAGGCACGGCGGCGGAGCTGGAGCCGCGGCCCACGAGGCGGGAGCACGCGGAGGCGTTGCTCCTGGCTTCCTGCTACCTGCCGCCCGGCTTCCTGTCGGCGCCTGGGCAGCGAGTGGGCATGCTGGCCGAGGCGGCACGCACGCTCGAGAAGCTCGGTGACCGCCGGCTGCTGCATGACTGCCAGCAGATGCTCATGCGCCTGGGCGGCGGGACCACCGTAACCTCCAGCTAGACCCCCGCTGGCGGCCCAGCCTCAGCGCCCCTGTTTCTGTCTCGACGGCCGAGGGCAGCGCCGGAGACCCGGGGTCCGAGGCTCGCCCACGGAGTGCACTGTCCCTGGAGGGCTGGAGACCCTCGGGGACTTCCGCACTTGACCTTGGGGCCTCCCCAGCCCGCTCCAGCCCTCGATGAGCGGCGGCCGGGATGGTGCTGGCCCCTGGTGGCCGGCCGGGGGATTGCCGGGGCCTGGCCGCCGCCGGGGGTCAACTGTTACGCGCGCCGCCGCCGATCCTGGGCTTTCCCTCTCCGTCCAGAGGGAAGAGGGGTGCGTCTCACTGAGCCGAAGGGCCCTGCCCCCGGCGCCTCCCTCCCATCTGGGGAGACCTGTGCATAGTGTAGATCGTGGTGCGCCAGCCTCCTGGCCTCTGAGGTTCCAAGTGTTACTTTGCCTTTTGCAAACTTTATTTTCATAGGTTGAGAAGTTTTATACAGAGaataaaaaatgaacttatttataatctGGGTTTTGCTCctttggggaggggtgtgtgtgctaACCAGAGGGGATCCTTTGGGCCATCAGTCCCCCCAGCACCCAGGCAAATGCTTCCCATCCCTACCTGCCCTTCGGTTTGGGAGGCCCGGCTTTATTCCCTCCAGCTGACTTGGGTCCCACTGATCACGGGGCCGCACGTTTGGGCTATATCATCTCCTAACCCTTAGGGTCCATATGGCCTCAGCTGTGCCTCCTTgcttctctcccagcttctgccccCTTCAGGTCCCGGGATGACATGGGAGGACAGCTCCATGTCTTTGGGGATCTGTTGGGACAGCAGGAGCTACAACCTGGGTCTCCCTGTGTGTCTGGGTGTCAGCCTCACCTGCCTGACCCCTGTCCCCTTCCCGGAGGTCACGTGGGTGTGGCTGGGCAGCAAGGGCTTCTTTCCTGTACCTGCAGTAAGGTCCCcagagccctcccctcccctcccctccattccAACCTCTCCCCCAGAGCCTGGCCCCTCTCCCAGCAGAATCTGGTCAGAATCCACGGGCTGCAGAATTCCAAAACAATCGTTGTatctttattgacttttttttttttctgaatgcaatgactgtttttttttactcttaaGGAAAATAAACATCTTTTAGAAACAGCTCGATACACACAATCTTCAGTGTGAAGCAATATACTAATAAGAACACTAGTCGTCTTAACATTTACAgtcttcatatatattatatatatgtatatgtatacatatatatacactatataacGAGGCCGGATATAATACACACGTTCACCGTTTTACAGTCATATGTACAGGAAGTTTCTAGGGCGGCCCCGGGCTGGGGCTGCATCAGGCCTATCGAAGCGTGGACAGAGCTGAGGACACGGACAGACAGGCGGACGAACTGGCGGGCACTGGCCCGGGCGGTGGTGGCTGCTTGGGGAAGGAGGCAGCGCCGGAGCCCCCTTCCCAGCAAGGGCCCCGTGCTGAGGGGCACACGATGCACGGCGGCGACACACGGGAGAAGCGAGCATGTTCCCAACATATATACATTCTATGTGACATATATATAGAGGGGCACACAGGTGTGTACATGGATCTAGCGCTGTCTCCGCTCCCGTGCGAGTGGCGCTGCGGCCCCCGGAGACGGTGGTCGTGCAGAGGGTCGGTCATGCGTCTGCCGGGGGTGCACTCTGGTCGCGACTTTTAGTTTTGCGCTCCCAGGCTGGGCTCCGGGGACGGGGCGGACTGGAAGGGAGACGAGCAGAAGCCAGCGGGAGCCAGTCCGGCCCACGCCCGGGGAGCCCGCATCCCCTGAGCACGGGCCCCAGGCCCCCGGCCCTCCCGACCCGCACAAAGGTTTTGGCCAAGGCTGGGAAGGAAGGGCGCACAGCCTACGGCCCCTCCTGCGCCGGACAGGCTtcggctccccccgcccccagcctcgtTCCAGGAGACACGTCCTGGAGGGAAGCCAGCCTCGGCCTCTTCggaccccaccccactcccagggTGCCCAGCTGCGTGCCACTACCGACCCACGTAGAATGTGTGCCACGTCGTCCTGAAACTTCCAGGGGGAGAAGCGTATCCCCAGGCTAAAGGCCTCCCACCCACGCCGGAGCCTGGGTGTTCCAAGGAGTCTGGCCGCTCCGCGGGCTCCCCCTCTCCAAGCCTGGCCGGGGGATGGGGGCGAGAAGGCCCTGTGCCGTCCGGTTCCGGGAGCAGACGGATCCAGAACCTGTTTTCTTCCCGACCGGGGACCACTAGTTTCCGCCCGAGGAGGCCAGATCCAAGATCCGGGTTCCGGATCAAGGATCGGCTCTGGACCCGCGCCGGAAGCAGCGCGAAGGCGCGGGGGCTGCGCCGGCGGCTCCTCTCCTCGGCGTCGGCGGCgtcggcgggcgggcgggcgggcgggctggCGGGCGGGCGGGATCAGGCGGCTCCTCCGGCCGGGGGTGGATTACAATGGCAGCCTCTGCGGGGAAGAGACGCGCGGCTAGTTACTGACTGCGGGGCACCTGCCGAGCAGTCAACTCCTCCAGACCCGCCCCTCGGCCCCGACCCCGCCCGCTCCTCCAGAGCGAGGCCCCACCTGCAGCTTTGCCCGTAGGCCAgtccccgcgccccgccccgccccgccccgggctGGCCCCGCCTCCCGCACGTGAGGGCTGTATAAATGGCCCGGGGCCCACCCGTGCTGATCCGCCCCCGCCTGGTCCGCCCGGAGCCGGCGTTCCCGCGCCGGGGCTCCTCTCCAGCCTGGGCCCCTCCAGGGGAGGCTCGCGGTCACCCACCTTATGTTTGGGGCATTTCAAAGAAAAGTTCTCTTCGATGAATATGCAACCTGTGAGCAAGAGAAGTTCGTGCGGTCAGAACGGCGTCTTGTCTGGCCGGGAGGGGGGCCCACCGCCCCGAACGCCCTCAGctgcaggtttttttttcaaagaataagtCAGCCTCTGCTAGAAATCCGACCCAGTCCGAACTCGGTCAGCCCTCCAGCCCCGCTGGCCTATCTGTCCTttactctcctttcccctccctctggaACCCCCTTTGGTCATGGGGAGgcctccccactctccccctcgccctcccccctctccccctcgccctcccccctctccccctcgccctcccccctctccccctcgcACTCCCCCGCTGTGCTTTGCTGGGCCGCACTGGTCACTCCCTCCTGTGGTCCGGGCCCAGCCCCTAGGTAGGCCTTGACGCCCAGGGGGCGCAGTGAGCGTGTG is a window encoding:
- the SREBF1 gene encoding sterol regulatory element-binding protein 1 isoform X7, whose translation is MEEPHFSEAALEQALAEPSELDAALLTDIEDMLQLINNQDSDFPGLFDPPYAGGGAGGTEPASPYASSPGSLSPPPSTMSSPLEGFLGGTKATTPPLSPPQPAPTPLKMYPSVPAFSAGPAIKEEPAPQTTLQPLPGALLPQRLPAPAPPQFSSAPVLGYPSPPGGFSTGTHPGSTAQSLPGLPLAALPGVPPVSLHNQVQSAAPQQLLTATATPTVAPGTTTVTSQVQQVPVLLQPHFIKADSLLLTTVKTDVGAPMKAAGISSLAPGMAVQAAPLQTLVSGGTILATVPLVVDADKLPINRLAAGGKAPGSAQSRGEKRTAHNAIEKRYRSSINDKIVELKDLVVGTEAKLNKSAVLRKAIDYIRFLQQGNQRLKQENLNLRTAAHKSKSLKDLVSACSSGGHTDVPMEGEKPEVVDTLSPPPSDAGSPFQSSPLSLGSRGSSSGGSGSDSEPDSPVFEDSQVKPEQLPPPHSRGMLDRSRLALCVLVFLCVSCNPLASLLGSRGPAGPSDAASVYHGPGRSMLGAEGRDGLGWAPWLLPPLVWLMNGLLVLSSLALLFVYGEPVTRPHSGPAVHFWRHRKQADLDLARGDFAQAAQQLWLALRALGRPLPTSHLDLACSLLWGLIRHLLQHLWVGRWLAGRAGGLRRDGALQVDARTSARDAALVYHKLHQLHTMGKYSGGHLAAANLALSALNLAECAGEAMSVATLAEIYVATALRVKTSLPRALHFLTRFFLSSARQASLAQSGSVPLAMQWLCHPAGHRFFVDGDWAVCSAPRHSLYSVAGDPVDPLAHVAQLFREHLLERALHCLAQPSPGPGSADGDREFSDALGYLQLLNSCSDVAGAPACSFSIGSGMAATAGDPCPGRLCTPSRLPGPCWAVGRQSLARPAWPCVRRPVGTFRTAWPLHQPAAPLTRSCSCSCVTCSLGRAPACGSGRSRRHPPRPHRARAVGPRPLPSNSVASRGT
- the SREBF1 gene encoding sterol regulatory element-binding protein 1 isoform X5; translated protein: MSSPQRARRGVGDSQPAPTPLKMYPSVPAFSAGPAIKEEPAPQTTLQPLPGALLPQRLPAPAPPQFSSAPVLGYPSPPGGFSTGTHPGSTAQSLPGLPLAALPGVPPVSLHNQVQSAAPQQLLTATATPTVAPGTTTVTSQVQQVPVLLQPHFIKADSLLLTTVKTDVGAPMKAAGISSLAPGMAVQAAPLQTLVSGGTILATVPLVVDADKLPINRLAAGGKAPGSAQSRGEKRTAHNAIEKRYRSSINDKIVELKDLVVGTEAKLNKSAVLRKAIDYIRFLQQGNQRLKQENLNLRTAAHKSKSLKDLVSACSSGGHTDVPMEGEKPEVVDTLSPPPSDAGSPFQSSPLSLGSRGSSSGGSGSDSEPDSPVFEDSQVKPEQLPPPHSRGMLDRSRLALCVLVFLCVSCNPLASLLGSRGPAGPSDAASVYHGPGRSMLGAEGRDGLGWAPWLLPPLVWLMNGLLVLSSLALLFVYGEPVTRPHSGPAVHFWRHRKQADLDLARGDFAQAAQQLWLALRALGRPLPTSHLDLACSLLWGLIRHLLQHLWVGRWLAGRAGGLRRDGALQVDARTSARDAALVYHKLHQLHTMGKYSGGHLAAANLALSALNLAECAGEAMSVATLAEIYVATALRVKTSLPRALHFLTRFFLSSARQASLAQSGSVPLAMQWLCHPAGHRFFVDGDWAVCSAPRHSLYSVAGDPVDPLAHVAQLFREHLLERALHCLAQPSPGPGSADGDREFSDALGYLQLLNSCSDVAGAPACSFSIGSGMAATAGTDPVAKWWASLTAVVTHWLRRDEAAAERLYPLVEHLPRALQESERPLPRAALHTFKAARALLGRGKAESGPASLAMCEKASGYLQDSLAVTPAGSSIDKVMQLLLCDLLLGARTSLWQRQKPPAPSQASPGPGSGAQASALELRGFQRDLSGLRRLAQSFRPAMRRVFLHEATARLMAGASPARTHQLLDRSLRRRAGPCGKGGTAAELEPRPTRREHAEALLLASCYLPPGFLSAPGQRVGMLAEAARTLEKLGDRRLLHDCQQMLMRLGGGTTVTSS
- the SREBF1 gene encoding sterol regulatory element-binding protein 1 isoform X6, whose protein sequence is MYPSVPAFSAGPAIKEEPAPQTTLQPLPGALLPQRLPAPAPPQFSSAPVLGYPSPPGGFSTGTHPGSTAQSLPGLPLAALPGVPPVSLHNQVQSAAPQQLLTATATPTVAPGTTTVTSQVQQVPVLLQPHFIKADSLLLTTVKTDVGAPMKAAGISSLAPGMAVQAAPLQTLVSGGTILATVPLVVDADKLPINRLAAGGKAPGSAQSRGEKRTAHNAIEKRYRSSINDKIVELKDLVVGTEAKLNKSAVLRKAIDYIRFLQQGNQRLKQENLNLRTAAHKSKSLKDLVSACSSGGHTDVPMEGEKPEVVDTLSPPPSDAGSPFQSSPLSLGSRGSSSGGSGSDSEPDSPVFEDSQVKPEQLPPPHSRGMLDRSRLALCVLVFLCVSCNPLASLLGSRGPAGPSDAASVYHGPGRSMLGAEGRDGLGWAPWLLPPLVWLMNGLLVLSSLALLFVYGEPVTRPHSGPAVHFWRHRKQADLDLARGDFAQAAQQLWLALRALGRPLPTSHLDLACSLLWGLIRHLLQHLWVGRWLAGRAGGLRRDGALQVDARTSARDAALVYHKLHQLHTMGKYSGGHLAAANLALSALNLAECAGEAMSVATLAEIYVATALRVKTSLPRALHFLTRFFLSSARQASLAQSGSVPLAMQWLCHPAGHRFFVDGDWAVCSAPRHSLYSVAGDPVDPLAHVAQLFREHLLERALHCLAQPSPGPGSADGDREFSDALGYLQLLNSCSDVAGAPACSFSIGSGMAATAGTDPVAKWWASLTAVVTHWLRRDEAAAERLYPLVEHLPRALQESERPLPRAALHTFKAARALLGRGKAESGPASLAMCEKASGYLQDSLAVTPAGSSIDKVMQLLLCDLLLGARTSLWQRQKPPAPSQASPGPGSGAQASALELRGFQRDLSGLRRLAQSFRPAMRRVFLHEATARLMAGASPARTHQLLDRSLRRRAGPCGKGGTAAELEPRPTRREHAEALLLASCYLPPGFLSAPGQRVGMLAEAARTLEKLGDRRLLHDCQQMLMRLGGGTTVTSS
- the SREBF1 gene encoding sterol regulatory element-binding protein 1 isoform X4, encoding MLQLINNQDSDFPGLFDPPYAGGGAGGTEPASPYASSPGSLSPPPSTMSSPLEGFLGGTKATTPPLSPPQPAPTPLKMYPSVPAFSAGPAIKEEPAPQTTLQPLPGALLPQRLPAPAPPQFSSAPVLGYPSPPGGFSTGTHPGSTAQSLPGLPLAALPGVPPVSLHNQVQSAAPQQLLTATATPTVAPGTTTVTSQVQQVPVLLQPHFIKADSLLLTTVKTDVGAPMKAAGISSLAPGMAVQAAPLQTLVSGGTILATVPLVVDADKLPINRLAAGGKAPGSAQSRGEKRTAHNAIEKRYRSSINDKIVELKDLVVGTEAKLNKSAVLRKAIDYIRFLQQGNQRLKQENLNLRTAAHKSKSLKDLVSACSSGGHTDVPMEGEKPEVVDTLSPPPSDAGSPFQSSPLSLGSRGSSSGGSGSDSEPDSPVFEDSQVKPEQLPPPHSRGMLDRSRLALCVLVFLCVSCNPLASLLGSRGPAGPSDAASVYHGPGRSMLGAEGRDGLGWAPWLLPPLVWLMNGLLVLSSLALLFVYGEPVTRPHSGPAVHFWRHRKQADLDLARGDFAQAAQQLWLALRALGRPLPTSHLDLACSLLWGLIRHLLQHLWVGRWLAGRAGGLRRDGALQVDARTSARDAALVYHKLHQLHTMGKYSGGHLAAANLALSALNLAECAGEAMSVATLAEIYVATALRVKTSLPRALHFLTRFFLSSARQASLAQSGSVPLAMQWLCHPAGHRFFVDGDWAVCSAPRHSLYSVAGDPVDPLAHVAQLFREHLLERALHCLAQPSPGPGSADGDREFSDALGYLQLLNSCSDVAGAPACSFSIGSGMAATAGTDPVAKWWASLTAVVTHWLRRDEAAAERLYPLVEHLPRALQESERPLPRAALHTFKAARALLGRGKAESGPASLAMCEKASGYLQDSLAVTPAGSSIDKVMQLLLCDLLLGARTSLWQRQKPPAPSQASPGPGSGAQASALELRGFQRDLSGLRRLAQSFRPAMRRVFLHEATARLMAGASPARTHQLLDRSLRRRAGPCGKGGTAAELEPRPTRREHAEALLLASCYLPPGFLSAPGQRVGMLAEAARTLEKLGDRRLLHDCQQMLMRLGGGTTVTSS